In the genome of Sporocytophaga myxococcoides DSM 11118, the window TCATCTGAAGTCTTGATAGAAGAGTTCAATAAAGTCAATGATCCCAGGATCAGATCTGTCAAAGTTGATGTTAATAAGGGATATGGATTGGGGATACTATCAGGATTAAATGCTGCAAAAGGAAATGTGCTAGCATGGACACATGCTGACCTTCAAACCGATCCTATTGATGTAATTATAGCATATGAAAAATTTAAACAAATCAATGATTCCAAAGCATTCGTAAAAGGTAAAAGAAAGAACAGAGCCTGGGGGCCTGCATTTTTTACTTATATGATGCAATTGATAGCCTCAGCAGAACTAGGGGTGAAGCTTGTTGATATAGGAGCACAACCAAAAGTATTCAGCAAAGACTTCTATACAACCTATCTAAAGGATAAAGCTCCTTATGACTTCTCTCTTGATCTTTATGCTCAGTATTTTGCCACCAGGTATGGAACCATATATGAAATTCCTGTTGTATTTAAGACAAGAAAATTCGGAGAAGCCAAAGGTGGTGGTAGTTTAAAAACGAGAATCAAAGTCTCCATCAGGACTTTTAAGTATATCAGAGAACTAAAGAGAAAACTGAATATTAATTAATATAAATTATAGAAAGCCTGAATCCAATTCAGGCTTTTTTTGTACCCTTCTCTCTCCCACTCCCAATTCTTCATAGAAACACTAAATAATGATCAGTAAAAGCTATTGGATTATCTTAAATTACAATAAAACAAAAAGCCCGGAAGTTTATACTTCCGGGCTTTGCACTATTCAGATTTAAAACTGAATCTATTTTTTGATAACCTTCAATACTTTATTTTTTCCATCTTCAGTTGTTACATTCACGAGATACATTCCTGGAGTCAAGTTAGAAAGATCTAATCGAACTGATCCCATTAAATATGTTTCTGCCGGAACTTCAAAAGCAACTTTCCCCATCTCATCGATCAATGAAATCTTAACAGGCTCATCAATCTCCTCATTAAACTCCACATTTAGAATATCAGATGCAGGGTTCGGAGAAAGACTTACATTAAGACTATTGCTTATTTCAGATGATGATGCATATTGAGCAAATCTAACTGGAGGATTTTCACTTGTCGATGAAATCTCAATTCCGTTAATCAATGGGTTACTGCTAACTCTGATCAAATCTAAATCAAGAACACCATCACTTACATGAACAACAAATGTTTTCTGGAAAGGGAAATCTCCTCCGGCTTCTCCATAATAATCCATGTTTGAAGCAACTACCACATTTTCCAAAGCAATGGATGCTTTTCTGCTGTTCAGGCTGGCAGCATTGGCCTTAAAGTATAACTTCACTTTATAGTTTCCATTTGCAACCGGGAAATTAAACTGAAGAGGCAATGTAGTGCTGTATCTGTAAGTTCCAAATAAAGCTAAAGGTGCATCTGTAGTATTGATTCCGGAATAAGTTACAGTTGCAACCAAATTGGTATTATTAGCAGCCAAATCTAAATATGCACATGGAGTTGTATTTCTATCTGCAACCCAACTTAATACAGGATCTGAAATAACTCCTCCTCCTGCATTTACTCTGTAAAGAACCTGATCCGCAACTACTGGAGCTGTTACTGTAACTGAAACTGGCTGAGTTGCTGAACCGCCTTTAGAATCTGTCGCTGTAACAGTGAAAGTATATGTTCCTGCATTAATAGCTGCTGGCGTTAAAGTTATACTTCCACTTCCATTTAAATTATCTGTAAATGTTGCAAATGAAGGCAACCCAGCTACCGATAATGTGATTGCATCTCCATCCTGGTCAGTTGATGATATGTTAACTATAAGTGTATTTGGAGCAACTACTGTCTTATCACCTATTGGAGTTATAACGGGATTGTGATTAACAGGGACGACAGGAGCATTTACCAGGATTGTAACTACTTCTGTAACAACGCCGCCTTTCCCATCATTTGCCGTAATTGTCACA includes:
- a CDS encoding glycosyltransferase family 2 protein → MSLPEIDLSIILPCYNEGKNIPHIIKLFKEALKDRHNIEVILVNNGSTDNSSEVLIEEFNKVNDPRIRSVKVDVNKGYGLGILSGLNAAKGNVLAWTHADLQTDPIDVIIAYEKFKQINDSKAFVKGKRKNRAWGPAFFTYMMQLIASAELGVKLVDIGAQPKVFSKDFYTTYLKDKAPYDFSLDLYAQYFATRYGTIYEIPVVFKTRKFGEAKGGGSLKTRIKVSIRTFKYIRELKRKLNIN
- a CDS encoding Ig-like domain-containing protein, with the translated sequence GNVGSYEVTLTATDSKGGTATQLISILVNAPVNHNPAIVSVAPQTVTIPNSLTVGISATDSDGDALILSASNLPSFAVFTDNGNGTGSIVVNPVSNTEGLYNVTITANDGKGGVVTEVVTILVNAPVVPVNHNPVITPIGDKTVVAPNTLIVNISSTDQDGDAITLSVAGLPSFATFTDNLNGSGSITLTPAAINAGTYTFTVTATDSKGGSATQPVSVTVTAPVVADQVLYRVNAGGGVISDPVLSWVADRNTTPCAYLDLAANNTNLVATVTYSGINTTDAPLALFGTYRYSTTLPLQFNFPVANGNYKVKLYFKANAASLNSRKASIALENVVVASNMDYYGEAGGDFPFQKTFVVHVSDGVLDLDLIRVSSNPLINGIEISSTSENPPVRFAQYASSSEISNSLNVSLSPNPASDILNVEFNEEIDEPVKISLIDEMGKVAFEVPAETYLMGSVRLDLSNLTPGMYLVNVTTEDGKNKVLKVIKK